CtggttttaaatgataaatactcaaaacaatattcaaaataaaatttaactttcacGGATGTCAACAACTATATAAGTAAGTTACAAACAATCGAAAATTTAgcacctattttttttttattatatatggaCCTCACGAGAACTTATGCTCCTTAAATCAGAAATACGAGACTCCGAAGTGGGTaccatattttatatactttgaaatatttaaaattttttaatcatttaagaacacattttaaaattccaaaatctTTCTAGAACCCTTGAGCATTAAGGGACTTTCCAGAACTTTAGGAAATTCTGAGTTAGCAAttatacaagattttttttaatttaacggTTGTCAAACCTGAATCTTTTTTCGAAATAATATAGAACTTTTTGActaggaaataaaaaaattacaaatttaaagctcgctattttaaaaaaagagtctCAGGCAGACCTTCTgctctttatttaaaaaatattgtgagaACCATTCAAATAAGTCGATAACtggtttattagaaaaaaatataaaagttgacGAAgtgttttacaatatatttgtaagagtttaaattttaaaaacttttatattcaatatatatcaaataaaaaaagagagaaaactAATCTCGCATATCGAAAATTACGGACtccctaaaaaattattatataaaacaaatactattaacagaaaaaaaatataagtaaaaacacGAGAGCAAACTGGAATTAGAGCCATCTGCATAAAacgaaattaaaacaaaagaagtCCTTCAGTGTTTCATCATCCTATAGTAACAATTTCATTGTTTCTTACGCTTTTGTTTCACTACATTCCTGGTCCTGACAATGATTTATCCATGAACCTTCGCTTAACAAAACACATCCACcacttaaatgaaaaaaaattaaaaaattataagagcttaacataaatttgtaatctaaaattataatattttctgtataaaattcaaaaaacaattatttttagaaaatacttaaaaaaacctTTGAAGGACGATTTGTTGCTGGATCATAAACTTTCTCAATAAGTCTTTGACCAAGTTCTTGTCGCAGTTGTGTAAAGTAGGCACGAACTTGATCtacaaataaattatagttttagttttagaagttttaaagctaaaatccgattttttctacttgttaaatttatgtattactgcatgaaacttttttttaaaaataaacacgaggaaatataaatcaataaaaaaactaacaagaGACATGGCCCggctaaaaaagatttaacgtACTCTCAAAGAACACagaatacattaaaaaaattatgaagctTAAAACACTTCTCTGATtggtttttaaaagtgtttttataagaaaatcttaataaatattaaagattcaaaatgtCCTAAACTTCAAAATCTTCAGGCCAAAAAgtgtttcttatttaaaatacaacgtCTAGTGGAATAATATTTGCGTTTTAGTTATTAATGCTTGTTGCATATAACATAACACGAAACAATCAAAtaagttaaaactatttaatcatAAAACAAAACGTAAAGATTTATGATAAGATAACATTTTATCAAAGTCATAAACACTAAAagagagtttaaaaaaaaaaaaaaaaaaaaactgaaccaAGCTTTACAAGTAAAACTActtaataaatttcattttttataaattgaaaaagtcaacaaaattcaaaagattttttatatttagtgaaAAATACCAGCTTCATTTTTATCTTGAGGCTTGCCATATAGTGCATTTAATGGAAACTTTGCATCACCAGGAATATCAAAGTTCAAAATTGCTAATGTTGCCATTTCTTTTTTGGCTTCTTCTTTAGttgcaatctaaaaaaaattttaaactttttataactgtaaaaaaaaaattttttgcatcataggaaataaataaagaaaaaaaaataaaggaattttatttatggtatt
Above is a window of Hydra vulgaris chromosome 10, alternate assembly HydraT2T_AEP DNA encoding:
- the LOC100201109 gene encoding actin-related protein 2/3 complex subunit 3 isoform X6, whose amino-acid sequence is MPAYHSSLESSVTLCKMAILPLNTKFKGPAPPANGSADIIEETLQFFKANVFFKNYEIKTPADRVLIYLTLYVTECLKKLQKIATKEEAKKEMATLAILNFDIPGDAKFPLNALYGKPQDKNEADQVRAYFTQLRQELGQRLIEKVYDPATNRPSKWWMCFVKRRFMDKSLSGPGM
- the LOC100201109 gene encoding actin-related protein 2/3 complex subunit 3 isoform X5, encoding MPAYHSSLESSVTLCKMAILPLNTKFKGPAPPAANGSADIIEETLQFFKANVFFKNYEIKTPADRVLIYLTLYVTECLKKLQKIATKEEAKKEMATLAILNFDIPGDAKFPLNALYGKPQDKNEADQVRAYFTQLRQELGQRLIEKVYDPATNRPSKWWMCFVKRRFMDKSLSGPGM